The stretch of DNA ccagggcacGCCATAGGGGTCGgccctctcccccctcctccactcctttatatacgtggccaggggaaccccatagacacacaagttgatcattgatctctcttagccgtgtgcggtgcccccctccaccataatccacctcggtcatattgtagcggtgcttaggcaaagtcctgcgtcggtaacttcatcaacaccgtcatcacgccgtcgtgctgacgaagctctccctcgaagctctactggatcgtgagttcgtgggacgtcgccgagctgaacgtgtgctgaacatggaggtgtcgtacgtatggtactgaggatcggtcgatcgtgaagacgtacgactacatcaaccgcgttgtcataacgctttcgcttttggtctacgagggtatgtagacaacagtctcccctctcgttgctatacatcaccatgatcttgcgtgtgcgtaggaatttttttgaaattactacgttgcCCAACACCCAGTCAATCACTCTTCTCTCCACATCTTTGCGAGTTTTCCACTGGTTCCATTCAGTCACGTATTTGGCATGTTGCTCTCCCCAATCGGTGATAGACCGATTCTTACTCCTGCTCAGCCTGTAAAGCACAAGAAAGATTGTAAAACACCATTAGGAAGAATATGAAACATCAAAACGAATGTTGGTAACGATGAGAACGGGCGGTGGTACTCACAAGTGCAGGTCGTAGCCACCGGTATCTTTGACGATGCCGGCTGGTGGTGTACGTTGCACCTTACAAAATTGCATGGCAACACACTGTGGCAAGTGGTACTCGACGGCATAGACACAAATCATGGGAACGATGCACTGCCAGAGAAGCCGGTCCTGCTTGCACATCACGTTCAGCTCGAACCCCCACTCTCGGTCGTCAGTATACGGCCGCCAGTTAACCTAGCACCAAAAGTGGCAAGCTCAAGTGAAACTGTTGTCGACCACATTCTAAATCTAGGTCTTATACCTGGAGAGGCGTTAGAGCATCAAGCTCGTTGATGAAGATCTTGTACAAGGCCTTGGATTCACCCGAGATTGTACCCACCACGTCCCAAGCGTATCGGGTATCGAGCACCGTCGCCATCTTCGCCATAGTCAGTCCATGCACGCGCTCTAAGCTTCTCCGGACGACCCACCGGCATTCACTCCCAGATCCAAATGGAGAGGCCCCACACACATCCACACATACCGGACGTAGCTTCTGTCCTCTGGGTTGCATCGTCAAGCTACAaaacaagtgtagatgataagaTGCCAAAATCCAAAGCAGCGCACGTCCATGATATTTGAAACAATGATGTGATATTCACTTACCGAATGGTATAGGTAGGCGAGGCCGGCGGCCCCCCAGCTATACCCTGCATCCCAGTTCGCCAAGAAGTCGAGATACATCTAGAGGGTAGTGTCCCCAGAGCAGTCTGGAAACACTACCTCCGTCAGAAGATACCACAGGTAAGCCCTGGCGTACTGCTCCACCACCCAGGGTTCGGCCCCTTCTGGGCACTTGCTCCGGTACTTCAGGAGCCAGGGAAGCGGGACGCCGGAAGTCTGGTTCTTCTTATCTGGGGGGAAATCGCCGATGAGGGCGACAACCCTGTCATGCCAGTTCTTCCTCTCCAATCGTCATGTCAGAGCATGACCCTCGAGCGGTAGGCCCGTAATCATCCCCCAATCCTCGAGTGTAACCGTCATATCCCCACATGGAAGATGGAAGCTGTGCGTCTCTAGCCGCCACCGATCAGTCAAAGCCGTGAGAGCTGAGTGGACGAGCATCAGCGGCTTGCGCTTGAACTGCAGGACAAAACCCAGCAGTCGGGCTCTCCTGTAGAACGGCGCGTACCGCTCGTCGTACTCCATCTTCACGGTCGTCCCGTGACCCCTCATCCGCAGTGGCGGGAGCATCTGTCGAAATGAAGACCCAAACAATTAGTAAGTTTTTTTCATCAATTCAAAATATTTGTTTTAGGAAGTTACTTACCACTCCGTTCTCAATAAAACGGGCACGATGGCCCTTGTCGAACATAGGGTCAAGCATAGTATACTTGATGCCAATGTCATCCGCAAGAGGTGGCCTCCAATTTTTTTTTGGATAAGCATATCAAAAAAATTAACATGAACTAGGGGACATATAGATGCATAACAAAGGCTCATCAAGGTTCAAATGCATCATATCACATATTTCTCCAACAACATCCAACATGCATCATCTCATATTTCttaaaaaacaaaaaacatgaaCTAGGGTTCATCTTGAGGGGTTCACCGTTTTTACCCGACAAAATCCAGTATTTGCATCATCTAACATACACTACATGCAACAAATAtctccaatattcatcatataataAATTTTTTGATAACAAAAAAATATGAACTAGGTTCATCTTGAGGATTCATACACTACATATAACAAATATCTCCAATATTCATCATACACTACATCCAATACTTGCATCATAGCATAGGAACATGCATCATCTATCACAACAAATGCCTCCAACATGCATCATATAAAAAACATTCAAATCAAATATGAACTAGGGTTCATCTTGACACAACCATACCAACTAGTGAATAGAGTTCATATCTAACACAATATAACATCTAGAATCGACCTAAATCAATCCTAGGGTTAAAAAATATTCAATTTAGTTCAAAAAGGAGTGATTTGAATCGAATAATGTGACGAATCGAAAGGTGTTTGATTAAAACTAATTGGAGGGATCGAAAGAGCTTACTTTTCTCTCTTCGTGGCCATCTCGACCGCAAAATCCATGAAGAAATGAAGAAGATCGGAGGGGGAGTGGAGGGGATGAGAGAGGGCGAGTTGGAGGAACTGCTCTATTCTtcgtggtggtggtggggggctGTGTGGGGGGAGAAGGGGGTGGGGGCGGCCGGCCTGCGGTTTATATATGTCCACACCCTACCGCTAGAGACCTCCGCGGTAGGTTCAGACATCCTACCGCCAGGAAGAGCAGCGGTAGGGTGTGACGGAGGGGGCACGGAGGCCGTTATCGCTGCTGACATGGATAAGTTTGCTACTGCCGCAGGTGCTGGTGGTAGGCTATAGGATGCTACCGCCGGGCCTCGTGGCAGTAGGAGGAAGGATCAAATCACGAATTTTTTTCAAACGGTGGTCAGATCTCGATTTTATATCACaaagggtcaaaacacgaaatttgGCCGCCGTGGGGCAAGCCGATGGTTGACTCACAAACACGTCatgtgtaccctcgacgccgggggtgatgcaccgcagctcacatcgaaggagacccgaccaacagcgcgatacgcaagacagtcggcgggcgcttttgcagaccgaAAACCCCgcacccccgggagggaccccgtcagggagtgtggaggctatgggctgccctaggtcgatttgctcgcccctagagcctcgggattcgcagctctcaaacacgaagaacagtgaagaacgagagagaaaacggtggagagataaaacgtaaaTTGGAAAAGTAGTATATAGATTTGTttgattgtgtgttgttcaatcggccgtcacccccaacatatataagttgcggctggacttcccgtacaagtaaaggattcatctaggctttccttacacgaaaaattacatcaattcacgtcctagagtcctagttctattccaactcggattcagtctgaatctggccgAACTTCTGTCTTCCTCCTTGCGCGTGCCATTGAGCTTGCATACGATCTCCGATCAAGATGACCCAAATATCAAACTTGTGCACCTCGATGATATGAACAACTCtcatgttgatcactttttcaaatAAGACCATCTTGAATACTTCTCGAGGTCATCTTTACCTTCGAATCGGACTCGGTCTTGTAGTAGACTGGATTATCCAAGTCTCGTAGTGAATTTACAAGCCATATACTATCTCTGATGATAATGACTCCAAAACCAAAGAACCGTCTTGATGATACGCACAACTTCtgtattgaacacttcttcatccgaGCTAATCTTGATAAACTTTCGGGCACATGTTCAGTTTCACTCGGATtcgagctcatccactcggatattagagaCTTTCACTCAGACCGTCCGACTAGActttttcactcggaagacaatctttcactcgaaTGACTATATTCCCACTCGGGACTATATTTCCACTCAGAAGGCAATATCTTACTCGATCGGCAAGTTTTCGTTCtgatggtaatcttttcactcggaatattttcacctggaggacaatttcactcggatgactatatttttACTCGGATAATAATAAGTTCATCCGGTCAGCAAATTTTCACTCCACCGGTAAATTTTCACTCGACCGGTAAGTTTTCAGTCGGATGGTAAACTttttcactcggatttccgaCTAAAAACACAGCCTGATCTTGTGTTGCCTCCCCAGGTCGCATACTAACTCAGATCGagacaatttatatatgaaaatcgatcgCCTTGACGAGACGAAAACTTTCATGCTGAAGACTTTTAGATCTGAGGTCAGCTTCAACAGCTAATTGCTCACACATTGTACCAGACACCCATCAACATGTGTCTGATGTCCAGCGTAATATTTTGATTCCTAGCTGGTCCACACCATTTTgactataacttttgcatacgaactcggattgagatgacttatatatgaaaatcgattGCCTTGATGAtacgaagacaattcctttagATTACTCCTTCATCTGAGGTCATATTGAGGGCGTAATCAGCCGAAAAGCACTCAGAACACTAAATTTTGTCACTCGGAGTACAACTTCGGCCACTGAGATGAGGTCGAATGGCGATATCCtaaacatcaaagttgttccactcgATGATGTGAAACTTTCTCATGCTGAAAACCCTTTCActctgtatcttgccaaaatcaggtgtcaacacatgcccccctgtttttcggcaaagcttgcacgccgaaaaataatatgcatggtgttcgttctaaggacgatgtcaacagtccatcggccatttatttttCTCGGGGCAATAATTATGTATcggccatgtttgtgctaagggcAATAATCGTATATTGTCCATTGCCTACTTAGGCTTCCTGCCACGCACTCGAGtggtacttcttcaaatatttgccattgagagcttgaggtaacaatgccccttgtattgattccaccaaatatgagtttccgggaacaactcttgtaatcctaaaaggaccttcccaacaTGGAGACCACTTCCTGAATTTTCTATCTCTTGAACCAATTGGCAGAATCACTTTCCAGACGAGAtcaccaacttgaaaattcttcaacttaaCTTTCTTATTGTAAGCTCTTGCAACCCTCAACTTGTCTCTCTCTATGAACTTCAAAGCAGCCAAACGTTTATCAGCAACCTCATCAATATTGTCCATCATCGAGTTATAAAAATCTACtgccgataaatcattttgtttggatattctcaaagcattcaaatttacttccactggtaaaatggcctcttgaccatatactagctcatatggagtcaccttcgtagcaccatgccttgaaaTTCTATGTGCCCACAAAGCTTCGGACAACAAttcatgccatctccttggattatcttcaatcttcttcttgatgagtttgattaaaattttattgctagactcagcttgtccattagcttgggcataatacggagaggaattgagcaactttCTGTTATAAGATTCGACAAACTCTCTGACTTGGTGTGACatgaaagatgaaccttgatctgtagttaacgtttgaggagtaccgaatctatgaataatgtgctcgattatgaattgaattacctccgtatgtgtcatgttcttgagaggtactgcttcagaccatttagtgaaataatcagttGCCACCAATACAAACCGATGCCCTTTTGAGGAAGACAGATGAATTTCTCCAATGAAGTCTAAACCCCAACCTCTGAAAGGCCACAGTTTGATAATAGGATGTaacatagcagcaggagccaattgaatatcaccaaacttttgacaagcttcacaccctttataatatctgaagcatccattaatcatagtcggccaataaaacccagcacgtcgcaataaccatttcatcttgggagccgactggtgagtgccacaaataccttcatgtacttctcccATAGCAACTCTTCCCTGGTCCTTGTCCAAAcactttagaagaacatcatTGAATGTTCGGTGATAAAGACCATCATCTCTCATTGTATACTTGAAAGCCATACGCGGAACAACCCTTTCCACCCTTTCACTCGGGTTGCGCAAGTAagcaacaatgggcttcctccagtCGGAATTGTCATCTGCACTAGATTTTTTGTTAATAACCGAATCAGTGGGTTCTGGTTCGGCCTCTTCTATACTGGTAAGACAAGACATCGGACTTCTagaaatatgaaacatgccatgatcaacatgatatccagatgcttgctgtgccaactcatttgctttccaattatcatgtctagatatatatgcaatgctaaaacaatccaaagtagaaattatatctagacatttatcaagataaacattaagtgattcgtcccaacactgaaagactttggatatttgctgcaccactagtaacgaatcaccataagactcaatatgtgtaacacctatagcaagtaacatctctaggccgaataacaat from Triticum urartu cultivar G1812 chromosome 3, Tu2.1, whole genome shotgun sequence encodes:
- the LOC125546657 gene encoding protein MAIN-LIKE 1-like, yielding MLDPMFDKGHRARFIENGVMLPPLRMRGHGTTVKMEYDERYAPFYRRARLLGFVLQFKRKPLMLVHSALTALTDRWRLETHSFHLPCGDMTVTLEDWGMITGLPLEGHALT